TGGCAGCAATTATTCGAGCAATTAGCGTCAAGCAGCCTTTCGCCGAACAGATCCTACGCGGCTCGAAGCGTTACGAGTACCGTACCGTTCCGACAAATATCCGAGAACGTGTCTATATATACGCTTCCCTCAAGCCTCGTCGCGAAGAGGAATTCTGGCGCAAAATGGACAAGTCCGCCGAACAACTGCCAAAGGGAAAGATAGTCGGTAGTGTGCAGATCGTGGGCTGCATAGAGATTGCCGGCTGCAAGTCGAATCGCAAAGAATTTGCCTACAAGCTCGCAAATCCAAAACGCCTTCGTACTCATCTCGTACCGACGAACCAGCCCGGTCCCGTCTTCTGGCGTCCACACTTTTAGCGGAATTTGAAGGCCGAACCAGAACTAGTCACCGCTTAGCTTGCAGCATCCCTCGTTTGCTCTTTCGCGTTCCATCGGTCTAGTATCTGATTCTCTCCTCCCCAGGCATTGCGGGCCAGGCACCTCAGAAAACTCCAGGGGGATACTATGGGTCCATCCTGTCTGAACCGGCGTCATTCTAGCTTTCGACTAGCCACAGCAACGTTATTTGGCTTGTGCGCCCTC
The nucleotide sequence above comes from Tunturibacter empetritectus. Encoded proteins:
- a CDS encoding ASCH domain-containing protein, with protein sequence MAAIIRAISVKQPFAEQILRGSKRYEYRTVPTNIRERVYIYASLKPRREEEFWRKMDKSAEQLPKGKIVGSVQIVGCIEIAGCKSNRKEFAYKLANPKRLRTHLVPTNQPGPVFWRPHF